The Cellulophaga lytica DSM 7489 nucleotide sequence CAGATTTTAATTGCTCTGTGGTATTCTTTAAGTCGTACGTTAAATAACCAAAAATCCAATCTTTGGTTTCTGTTTGGTAAGTTTTTAAATCGTCAAAAGCATTAAAACTGTCTGTAGACAAGGCCGTTAATGCATCTACAGCCAACATTCCGTCAAAAGAACTGTATTTGTTTTCATGCAAGTTACTGTCTAACCAAACAACCTCGTAAAATTGCTGACTCCAAACAAGTAATTGGTTTTTAAATACCTGAACATCATCAACCGTAAAAGAAAAAGATTTGCGCAATGGTATGGTTTATAATTTAGCTAAAAATTGATCTACAACTGCCTGGTATTCGGTCTTTAAATTAGATGCTACAAAAACATCTTCTTTAAAATTATCATAAAAAGAAGGCAACGAAAAGCTAGCAACTATTTCTGCTCCAAAGCGTGGCAATACGCCTTTTGCTTGTTCCATTGCACTAATTGCGCCTCTTTTACCAGGAGAGGTTGAAAGTAAAAGTACTTTTTTACCTTCTAAAAAATTACGATCTAGCCTAGAAAGCCAGTCTATTAAATTTTTAAAAAAAGAAGACAACCCACTATTGTGCTCATTTACTGCTATTACTAAAGCATCTGCACTTGCAATTGCGCTATTTACATTTTTTAGTTCTGTAGAAAAACCATCATTTTTTTCTGCATCTTCACTATACATAGGAATGTTAACCTTAGACATATCTAACAACGTAACTGCGTTATCACCTAAAACACTAGCAGTAAATGTTGCTAATTTATAGTTTATAGATGTGCTACTATTACTTCCGGCAAAAGCTAAAATATTACTCATTTTAAATAGTTTTTAACGAAAATACCGTAAATAACAATCATTTGCGAGCATTTTAGCTAATTTTGCAGACGAAAATAATAAAACCAACTGTAAAACAAGCACATAGCTTTTTTATAACCACCAATGGAGAAGAAAACCAATAGATTATACTTTATAGACGCTATGCGTGCTTGGGCTATTTTAATGATGTTACAAGGTCATTTTATAGACGGATTATTAGATTTTGAATACCGAGACAAAACCATTTTACCTTATGCTATTTGGAGCTATTTTAGAGGAATGACAGCTCCTGTTTTCTTTACTGTATCCGGTTTTATATTTACATATTTGCTGGTTAAAGGAGATAAAATTGGTTTAAAAAATCCGCGTGTTAAAAAAGGAATTAAACGTGGACTACAACTAATTTTAATAGGTTATTTACTTAGAATGAACCTGTTTAGCGTGCTTTTTGCAGAGCTGTACGACTCTTTTTATTATGTAGATGTATTGCATTGTATAGGCTTTTCTATTTTAGGTATTATAGCATTGTATTTGCTTACCAGTAAAACTAAACCAATTGTGTTTGCTACTATTTTACTTAGCATAACATTACTATTATTTTTATATGAACCTAGTTATGATAAACTACCACACACCTATTTACCTAAAGCCATAGCAAATTATATTACCAAACTATACGGTTCTGTATTTACCATTATTCCTTGGTTTGGGTATGCTACTTTTGGTGCGTTTATGGCTATGTTATTTACCAAATTCAAAAACCACAAGCATTTATACCTAAATGCTATACTTATTTGTACAACTTTAGGGTTGTTTTTAATTTTTGGATCATCACCATTGTTTGCATTTATTTGTGATGTTACAGGCAATAACTTTTTATATGCAGTATACACTAACAACTACTTATTTATTAGGCTTGGAGACGTGCTTATTATTTTTTCTTTATTTATGATGTTGCGCTCTTTTTTAACCAATAAAGTTGTTTTAAGGATAGGGCAAAACACCTTAGCCATTTACGTTATACATTTTATTATTTTATATGGTAGTTTTACTGGACTTGGAATTTACCACTACTTAAAATATTCTTTACACCCAGCAACAGCCATAATTGGAGCTATTTTATTTATGATTAGTTGTACTTATTTAGCTTTATTGTATGATACTTATGAAGATAAAATAAAAGCTACACTGCAGAAGATAAAGTTTGGAGCCTTAAAGCTATTTAGACTAGCTAAAAATTGACATTTGCTATTTTTTGATGCTTAGTTTTGCGCTATGTTTACGGCCAAATAACTATAAAATGAGCAACGAAAAAAAATACTCACCAATAAAGGTAGAATTAGAAAAAGATAAAAATTACGGCTGGTGTACTTGTGCACACAGTAGCAACCAACCATTTTGTGATGGTTCTCATAAAGCACATAACGCAACACCATCTATGCGTTTTTCTGTAGAAGAAACAAAAACGTACAATATGTGTACGTGTAAATTAACTAGTAATCCTCCTTTTTGTGACGGATCTCACAAGTAGTAACCTACACAGCATCAATACTAAAAGTCCTTATGTAAAATTCATAAGGACTTTTTTTAGGTTTTGTACGTATGTTAATACAAAACAGTATAGCGCAAAATCTACAAATTACATAGATTTGCAAACAGACATTAACATTACAAATGAAAAACACTACAACCATTTACAATGCTGTATTGGCAATTGCTGGTAGCGACTCTGGCGGTTGTGCCGGTATACAAGCAGATATAAAAAGCATTAGCGCTAACGGCGGTTTTGCTACAACAGCAATAACAGCTATTACAGCACAAAATACACTTGGGGTAAACGCTATTTATCCAATACCAACAGTTGAAATTAAAAACCAAATAGCTGCAGTATTAACTGATATTAATATTGGAGCTATTAAAATAGGAATGTTACAATCTACCCAAATTATAAAAACTGTAACAGACTCCTTAAGGGCATATAACAATATACCAGTAGTTTTAGATCCTGTTATGGTAGCATCATCTGGTCATAATTTACTGGATAATTCTGCCTTGGAAGCCTTAAAATTACTTTTACCAATGGCTACATTAATAACACCTAATATACCAGAAGCTCTAGTTTTATTAAATATTGATACTATTTCTCCTGAAAATATGCCAGAAATGGCTAAAAAAATAGGAAAAACCTATAAAACATCTGTTTTACTTAAAGGCGGACATTTAGAAAACTGTACCTCTTTAATGGATGTTTTATATGTGTATGATACAGATAGCTTGCATAATTTTTCTAAAACACAAATAGATACAAAAAACACACACGGTACAGGTTGCACCTTATCTTCTGCCATAGCAACGCATATAGTTTTGGGCTGCACACTTAAAGATGCTGTACAAAAAGGAATAACATATACACACCAGGCTATTGTTGCTGGTAAACGAAAAGAACTTGGTCAAGGTAACGGACCAGTAAATCATTTTTACAAACTGTATTAAATAAAAAAGGCTGCTCTAGTGAGCAGCCTTTTTAAAATTTATAAAATAGAAACCTTAAACGTGTAAAGCTCTATCTCCTGTAGCCGCCAAAGCAGCCTCTTTAATAGCTTCTGTAAATGTTGGGTGCGCATGAGACATTCTAGATACATCTTCTGCACTAGCTCTGTACTCCATAGCAACAACAGCTTCAGCAATCATATCTGCAGCACGTGCACCAACCATATGTACACCTAAAATTTCGTCTGTATTTTTATCTGCAAGTACTTTTACAAATCCGTCTAAATCCATACTAGCTCTAGATCTACCTAAAGCTCGCATAGGAAACTGACCAACTTTATACTCAACACCAGCTTCTTTTAATTCCTCTTCTGTTTTACCAACAGCAGCAACCTCTGGCCAAGTGTATACTACACCAGGAATTAAGTTGTAATTAATATGTGGTTTTTGACCCGCAATAGTTTCTGCAACAAATGTACCTTCTTCTTCTGCTTTATGTGCTAACATAGCACCTTTAACCACATCACCAATAGCATAAATATTAGAAACATTAGTTTGTAAATGCTCATTAACATCTACCAAACCTCTGTCTGTTAACTTTACACCAGCAGCTTCTGCATTTAAACCATCTGTATATGCATGACGACCAACAGCTACCAAACAGTAATCTCCTGTAAAAGTAACTTCTTCGCCTTTTTTATTATCTGCTTTAACTATAACTTCATCTCCTTTACGCTCTACAGATTTTACCTTGTGAGACAAGTTCATTTTAAACTTCTGTTTCTTTAAAACTTTGTTTAATTCTTTAGACACGCCTTTATCCATAGTTGGTACAATACGGTCCATATACTCAACAACAGATACTTCTGCTCCTAATCTTTTGTATACTTGCCCTAACTCCAAACCAATAACTCCACCACCAATAATAATAAGGTGTTTTGGCACTTCTTTAAGTTTTAAAGCTTCTGTAGAAGTTATAACACGCTCTTTATCTAACTTAATAAAAGGCAAGGTAGATGGTTTACTACCAGTTGCTATAATTGTATGTTTAGCTTCAATTTCTGTAGTTTCTTCACCAGCTATAGAAATGTGTGTAGCGTCTTTAAAAGAACCAGTACCTACGTAAACATCAATATTATTTTTTTTCATTAAAAAATCAACTCCACCAGTAGTTTGGTCTACAACGGCTTGCTTACGAGAAATCATTTTCTCTAAATTGATTTTAATTTCGCCAGGAATATCAATTCCATGCTCTTCAAAATGCTTTACGGCATCTTCATAATGATGAGAAGAGTCTAACAACGCCTTAGAAGGAATACAGCCTACATTTAAA carries:
- a CDS encoding NADPH-dependent FMN reductase is translated as MSNILAFAGSNSSTSINYKLATFTASVLGDNAVTLLDMSKVNIPMYSEDAEKNDGFSTELKNVNSAIASADALVIAVNEHNSGLSSFFKNLIDWLSRLDRNFLEGKKVLLLSTSPGKRGAISAMEQAKGVLPRFGAEIVASFSLPSFYDNFKEDVFVASNLKTEYQAVVDQFLAKL
- a CDS encoding heparan-alpha-glucosaminide N-acetyltransferase domain-containing protein, with the translated sequence MEKKTNRLYFIDAMRAWAILMMLQGHFIDGLLDFEYRDKTILPYAIWSYFRGMTAPVFFTVSGFIFTYLLVKGDKIGLKNPRVKKGIKRGLQLILIGYLLRMNLFSVLFAELYDSFYYVDVLHCIGFSILGIIALYLLTSKTKPIVFATILLSITLLLFLYEPSYDKLPHTYLPKAIANYITKLYGSVFTIIPWFGYATFGAFMAMLFTKFKNHKHLYLNAILICTTLGLFLIFGSSPLFAFICDVTGNNFLYAVYTNNYLFIRLGDVLIIFSLFMMLRSFLTNKVVLRIGQNTLAIYVIHFIILYGSFTGLGIYHYLKYSLHPATAIIGAILFMISCTYLALLYDTYEDKIKATLQKIKFGALKLFRLAKN
- a CDS encoding CDGSH iron-sulfur domain-containing protein, whose translation is MSNEKKYSPIKVELEKDKNYGWCTCAHSSNQPFCDGSHKAHNATPSMRFSVEETKTYNMCTCKLTSNPPFCDGSHK
- the thiD gene encoding bifunctional hydroxymethylpyrimidine kinase/phosphomethylpyrimidine kinase, with product MKNTTTIYNAVLAIAGSDSGGCAGIQADIKSISANGGFATTAITAITAQNTLGVNAIYPIPTVEIKNQIAAVLTDINIGAIKIGMLQSTQIIKTVTDSLRAYNNIPVVLDPVMVASSGHNLLDNSALEALKLLLPMATLITPNIPEALVLLNIDTISPENMPEMAKKIGKTYKTSVLLKGGHLENCTSLMDVLYVYDTDSLHNFSKTQIDTKNTHGTGCTLSSAIATHIVLGCTLKDAVQKGITYTHQAIVAGKRKELGQGNGPVNHFYKLY
- the lpdA gene encoding dihydrolipoyl dehydrogenase, with the protein product MNSYDVAVIGSGPGGYVAAIRCAQLGMKTAIIEKYSTLGGTCLNVGCIPSKALLDSSHHYEDAVKHFEEHGIDIPGEIKINLEKMISRKQAVVDQTTGGVDFLMKKNNIDVYVGTGSFKDATHISIAGEETTEIEAKHTIIATGSKPSTLPFIKLDKERVITSTEALKLKEVPKHLIIIGGGVIGLELGQVYKRLGAEVSVVEYMDRIVPTMDKGVSKELNKVLKKQKFKMNLSHKVKSVERKGDEVIVKADNKKGEEVTFTGDYCLVAVGRHAYTDGLNAEAAGVKLTDRGLVDVNEHLQTNVSNIYAIGDVVKGAMLAHKAEEEGTFVAETIAGQKPHINYNLIPGVVYTWPEVAAVGKTEEELKEAGVEYKVGQFPMRALGRSRASMDLDGFVKVLADKNTDEILGVHMVGARAADMIAEAVVAMEYRASAEDVSRMSHAHPTFTEAIKEAALAATGDRALHV